In the genome of Candidatus Ruthia magnifica str. Cm (Calyptogena magnifica), one region contains:
- a CDS encoding M48 family metallopeptidase, protein MKYQLIRSKRKTLSLQISDNAELLIRTPNRLSIKKIESFIREKQHWIEKKQALIKNTKRKMHYHEDEDLLYLGNTYPLKLIHMQKPQIHFDGTNFYLSGDGKTHFHTWYKNTFRNIALPRLDYYADLHQLNYKKVYLKAQKTKWGSCSHVNNINLNYLLIMAPMNVIDYVIVHELAHIKHKHHQSEFWQLVKSILPNYHQAKNWLKEQGHQLRRL, encoded by the coding sequence ATGAAATATCAACTTATTCGCTCTAAGCGAAAAACACTAAGCTTACAAATTTCTGACAATGCAGAACTATTGATACGTACACCAAACAGGCTAAGTATCAAAAAAATTGAAAGTTTTATCCGTGAAAAGCAACACTGGATTGAAAAAAAACAAGCGCTGATTAAAAACACCAAACGAAAAATGCATTACCATGAGGACGAAGATCTTTTGTATTTAGGTAACACCTACCCACTTAAACTCATACACATGCAAAAACCACAAATACATTTTGATGGTACGAACTTTTATTTAAGTGGCGATGGTAAAACGCATTTTCACACATGGTATAAAAACACATTTAGAAACATTGCTCTACCCAGACTTGATTACTATGCCGACTTACACCAACTTAATTACAAAAAGGTGTATCTTAAAGCACAAAAAACCAAATGGGGGTCTTGTAGTCACGTTAATAATATTAACTTAAATTATCTACTCATCATGGCACCAATGAATGTAATTGATTATGTTATTGTACATGAGCTTGCCCATATCAAACACAAGCATCATCAAAGTGAGTTTTGGCAATTAGTTAAATCTATTTTGCCTAACTATCATCAAGCCAAGAATTGGCTTAAAGAACAAGGCCATCAATTAAGAAGATTGTAA
- the yegQ gene encoding tRNA 5-hydroxyuridine modification protein YegQ, whose translation MKKPELLSPAGSLKHMRYAYAYGADAIYAGQPRYSLRVRNNSFDSKTLERGILEAHANNKKFFVASNIIPHNSKIKTYMKDIEPIVNLNPDALIMADPGLIMMVKEKFPNQVIHLSVQANAINYATVKFWKNVDINRIILSRELSLDEVKEIRQECPDIELEVFVHGALCIAYSGRCLLSGYFNHRDPNQGSCTNSCRWKYDVKQAEETLEGDIKAVEIKTSENQIVLLEEQSRPGELMPAFEDEHGTYIMNSKDLRAVEHVHTLTAIGIDSLKIEGRTKSHYYAARTAQVYRQAIDDAVAGHEFNKDAFGVLENLANRGYTDGFYQRHQPEELQTYFDNYSRSNKQQVVGEILDYKDGKAFIEAKNKFSVGDSIEVILPNGCFNTTIKSMLTEHNEVLNVAKGSGYRVWIPMRDIKPELGFIARNFDEKIKIKNKNIQKDPLLKIRRPSW comes from the coding sequence ATGAAAAAACCAGAACTACTCTCTCCTGCTGGCAGTCTTAAACATATGCGCTATGCTTATGCTTACGGTGCAGATGCTATCTATGCAGGACAACCAAGATACAGCCTTAGAGTGCGTAATAACTCATTTGATAGTAAGACTTTAGAACGAGGTATACTTGAGGCGCATGCAAATAATAAAAAATTCTTTGTTGCCTCAAACATCATTCCACACAATAGCAAGATTAAAACTTACATGAAAGATATTGAACCTATCGTTAATCTTAATCCTGATGCTTTGATTATGGCAGACCCTGGCTTAATCATGATGGTGAAAGAAAAATTTCCAAATCAAGTTATTCATTTATCAGTTCAGGCAAATGCGATTAATTACGCAACGGTAAAATTTTGGAAAAATGTGGATATTAATCGCATTATTCTTTCGCGTGAGTTGTCATTAGATGAAGTTAAAGAAATTCGCCAAGAATGCCCAGATATTGAATTAGAAGTATTTGTGCATGGCGCACTGTGTATTGCTTATTCTGGTCGTTGTTTGTTATCAGGTTATTTTAATCACCGTGACCCAAACCAAGGTTCATGCACCAATTCTTGTCGTTGGAAATATGACGTCAAACAAGCCGAAGAAACTCTTGAGGGTGATATTAAAGCAGTTGAAATTAAAACTTCTGAAAATCAAATTGTGCTACTTGAAGAACAAAGTCGTCCTGGTGAGTTGATGCCAGCTTTTGAGGATGAACATGGTACTTATATTATGAATTCTAAAGACTTACGCGCCGTTGAGCACGTACACACACTCACAGCTATTGGGATTGATTCACTCAAAATCGAGGGTAGAACCAAATCACATTACTACGCTGCACGCACAGCACAAGTATATCGACAAGCCATTGATGATGCTGTTGCTGGTCATGAATTTAATAAAGATGCCTTTGGTGTGCTAGAAAATCTTGCCAATCGAGGGTATACCGATGGCTTTTATCAAAGACACCAACCAGAAGAATTACAAACTTATTTTGATAATTATTCACGCTCAAATAAGCAACAAGTAGTGGGAGAAATCCTAGATTATAAAGATGGCAAGGCTTTTATCGAAGCTAAGAATAAATTTAGTGTGGGTGATTCTATTGAAGTTATCTTGCCTAATGGTTGTTTTAATACCACTATTAAATCGATGCTAACTGAACATAACGAAGTGTTAAATGTTGCCAAGGGTAGTGGCTATAGAGTGTGGATTCCGATGCGTGATATCAAGCCAGAACTTGGCTTTATCGCTAGAAATTTTGATGAAAAGATTAAAATTAAAAACAAAAACATTCAAAAAGATCCTTTGCTAAAAATTCGCCGCCCTTCCTGGTAG
- a CDS encoding class I SAM-dependent methyltransferase produces MFTKKDIPRLKQDLTIQTNLLGIDLTLKTRWGVFSPRSIDDGTELFMKHLRISNDDKCLDLGCGYGPIGLAVAKSCPQGEVHMVDKDFVAVELSNINVKLNHINNAQAYLSNAFLSVNKTNYFDKILSNVPAKVGREQLSIILYDAYDALKPNGKIMFVSINGLRHFIKDNFKSVFGNYKKLKQGQKYTISQAIK; encoded by the coding sequence ATGTTTACAAAAAAAGATATTCCAAGATTAAAGCAAGATTTAACCATTCAAACAAATTTACTTGGGATTGATTTAACTCTAAAAACTCGCTGGGGTGTGTTTAGTCCTCGTTCTATTGATGATGGCACTGAATTATTCATGAAGCATTTAAGAATTTCCAATGATGATAAATGCCTTGATTTAGGCTGTGGTTATGGCCCTATTGGTTTAGCAGTCGCCAAGTCTTGTCCACAAGGAGAAGTGCACATGGTAGATAAAGATTTTGTTGCTGTTGAGTTGTCAAACATCAATGTCAAACTTAATCATATTAACAATGCACAGGCTTATTTGTCAAATGCGTTTTTAAGTGTTAACAAAACAAATTATTTTGATAAAATATTATCAAATGTACCTGCGAAAGTAGGCAGAGAACAGCTTAGTATTATTTTGTATGATGCTTATGATGCGTTAAAACCAAATGGTAAAATAATGTTTGTAAGCATTAATGGCTTAAGACATTTTATTAAAGACAATTTTAAATCCGTATTTGGTAATTATAAAAAACTCAAACAAGGACAAAAATACACAATTTCTCAGGCGATTAAATAG
- the grxD gene encoding Grx4 family monothiol glutaredoxin — MDVMDRIQQQVDSAAIILYMKGTPQFPQCGFSATAARTLASTGVEFTYVNIFEDQEVFQSLPVFADWPTFPQIYFNSELVGGGDIIVEMADMGTLKGEMEKASEKFDTK; from the coding sequence ATGGACGTAATGGACAGAATTCAACAGCAAGTAGACAGTGCAGCAATTATACTTTATATGAAGGGTACGCCACAATTTCCACAATGTGGCTTTTCCGCTACAGCAGCGAGAACGCTTGCCTCAACAGGTGTTGAGTTTACCTATGTTAATATTTTTGAAGACCAAGAAGTCTTTCAGAGCTTACCTGTATTTGCAGACTGGCCAACATTCCCGCAAATTTATTTCAACTCAGAGTTAGTGGGTGGTGGCGATATTATTGTTGAAATGGCTGATATGGGTACTTTAAAGGGTGAAATGGAAAAAGCTAGCGAAAAATTCGACACCAAGTAG